A region of Litorilinea aerophila DNA encodes the following proteins:
- a CDS encoding 1,4-dihydroxy-2-naphthoate polyprenyltransferase — MNTTRTIAPHRAWLMAARPKTLPAAVGPVLVGTALAHAHDAFAAGPALAAAAGALLLQIGSNFANDYFDFFKGADPGDRLGPVRVTASGLITPAAMRVGMMVVFGLAALVGLYLIAVGGWPILAIGVLSILAAIAYTGGPFPFGYHGLGDLFVFLFFGLVAVCGTYYVQALTLRPVVVAAAVPVGLLVTAILVVNNLRDIETDRRAGKRTLAVMLGRRGTRAEYFLLLAGAYLVVLGIWLAGQGSAWVLLPWLTLPLTMPLGRNVLTAQDGPTLNATLAGTARLSLLFSLLFALGWLL; from the coding sequence ATGAACACGACCCGCACCATCGCCCCTCATCGAGCCTGGCTCATGGCTGCCCGCCCCAAAACCCTGCCGGCCGCGGTGGGGCCAGTGTTGGTGGGCACTGCCCTGGCCCACGCCCACGACGCCTTTGCCGCCGGGCCTGCCCTGGCCGCCGCCGCCGGCGCCCTGTTGCTCCAGATCGGCAGCAACTTCGCCAACGATTACTTCGACTTCTTCAAAGGCGCCGACCCCGGCGATCGGCTGGGGCCCGTGCGGGTGACCGCCAGCGGCCTCATCACCCCGGCGGCCATGCGGGTCGGGATGATGGTGGTCTTTGGCCTGGCCGCGCTGGTGGGCCTCTACCTCATCGCGGTGGGAGGCTGGCCCATCCTGGCCATCGGCGTCCTCTCCATCCTCGCGGCCATCGCCTACACCGGGGGGCCGTTTCCCTTCGGCTATCACGGCCTGGGCGACCTCTTCGTCTTCCTCTTCTTCGGGTTGGTGGCCGTTTGTGGGACCTACTACGTCCAGGCCCTGACCCTGCGGCCGGTGGTGGTGGCCGCCGCTGTGCCTGTGGGCCTGCTGGTGACCGCCATCCTGGTGGTCAATAACCTGCGGGACATCGAGACCGATCGGCGAGCCGGCAAGCGAACCCTGGCGGTGATGCTGGGGCGGCGGGGCACCCGGGCCGAGTATTTCCTGCTGCTGGCCGGCGCGTACCTGGTGGTGCTGGGCATCTGGCTGGCCGGCCAGGGCAGCGCCTGGGTGCTCCTGCCCTGGCTGACCCTGCCCCTGACCATGCCCCTGGGGCGCAATGTGCTGACAGCCCAGGATGGTCCCACCCTCAACGCCACCCTGGCCGGCACCGCGCGGCTGAGCCTGTTGTTCAGCCTGCTGTTCGCGCTGGGCTGGCTGCTGTAG
- the tgt gene encoding tRNA guanosine(34) transglycosylase Tgt → MPASVPASSAGGPPAAQLALPHGALQLPAFLPDATLGVVRAVDSVDLCHCGVQALVMNTFHLMQHPGSSTVQALGGLHQMCAWPRPIVTDSGGFQAYSLIRQNARYGSLTDNGILFRPEGSRRKLQLTPEKCVQLQLSYGADVVMCLDDCTHVDDPLESQEESVRRTILWARRCKAEFQRLLDQKQPAQRPLLFAVIQGGGSRELRRRCAEALLEMGFDGYGYGGWPLDSQGNLLEELLAYTRSLIPADYPMHALGVGHPRSIAACVRMGYSLFDSALPTRDARHGRLYVWEGDGDDSDGHGAAGGDRFRFLYINDARHIKDGRPLSATCDCLTCTHYARGYLHHLFKQGDTTYVRLATIHNLRFMARLMAHLRESHQSPAAP, encoded by the coding sequence ATGCCCGCATCTGTTCCCGCCTCCTCTGCCGGCGGCCCGCCTGCCGCCCAGCTGGCCCTGCCCCACGGCGCCCTCCAGTTGCCGGCTTTCCTGCCCGACGCCACCCTGGGCGTGGTGCGGGCCGTGGACAGCGTGGATCTCTGCCACTGTGGCGTCCAGGCCCTGGTGATGAACACCTTCCACCTGATGCAGCACCCGGGCTCGTCCACGGTGCAGGCCCTGGGTGGCCTGCACCAGATGTGTGCCTGGCCCCGCCCCATCGTCACCGATTCGGGCGGCTTCCAGGCCTATTCCCTGATCCGCCAGAATGCCCGCTACGGCTCCCTCACCGACAACGGCATTCTCTTCCGGCCCGAGGGCAGCCGGCGCAAGCTCCAGTTGACGCCGGAGAAGTGTGTTCAGCTACAGCTCAGCTATGGCGCGGACGTGGTCATGTGCCTGGACGACTGCACCCACGTGGACGATCCCCTGGAGAGCCAGGAGGAGTCGGTGCGGCGCACCATCCTCTGGGCCCGCCGCTGCAAAGCGGAGTTCCAACGGCTGCTGGACCAGAAGCAGCCGGCCCAGCGCCCTCTGCTCTTCGCGGTGATTCAGGGGGGCGGCTCCCGGGAGCTACGCCGCCGCTGCGCCGAGGCCCTGCTGGAGATGGGGTTCGATGGCTACGGCTATGGCGGCTGGCCCCTGGACAGCCAGGGGAACCTGCTGGAGGAGCTGCTGGCTTACACCCGCTCGCTGATCCCGGCCGACTATCCCATGCATGCCCTGGGGGTGGGGCACCCCCGCAGCATCGCCGCCTGTGTGCGCATGGGCTACAGCCTCTTCGACTCCGCCCTGCCCACCCGGGACGCCCGCCATGGCCGGCTGTACGTCTGGGAAGGCGATGGGGATGACAGCGACGGCCACGGGGCAGCCGGGGGCGATCGCTTTCGCTTCCTCTACATCAACGATGCCCGGCACATCAAGGACGGCCGCCCCCTCTCCGCCACGTGCGACTGCCTCACCTGTACCCACTACGCCCGGGGCTACCTGCACCACCTCTTCAAACAGGGGGACACCACCTACGTCCGGCTGGCCACCATCCACAACCTGCGCTTCATGGCCCGCCTCATGGCCCACCTGCGTGAATCCCATCAGTCGCCTGCTGCGCCATGA
- a CDS encoding PhnD/SsuA/transferrin family substrate-binding protein, protein MQLKRTRFQVGALLLLLVLVLSACAPVVTPAPQGAAAPEPTAEATGEAADIGSEAHPIKVFFVPSVDAQVIVSGGEIMAQALNEATGLHFTVSVPTSYAATIEEMCASPTDSIGFIPGLGYVLANQLCGVDVAFKAIRFGWDVYWAQILVRRDGDIQTLADLNGKKWAYPDAGSTSGYLAILPMLAENNIQPGETLEAGGHTGAVRAVYLEQADFASTFYSPPLKPEGEPPWQPGDPPDIPDELVDECAVTEDGSRLMCDGWRVLDARASLRQEAPDVVQKIRILAISPPIPNDTLSFSPQFPAELRSQIEEALIAFSQTEAWNESIGNQDFYGWTGIAPASDEEYDVVRKMIEVSGMSLEDLGQ, encoded by the coding sequence ATGCAACTGAAACGCACCCGTTTCCAGGTTGGAGCCCTGTTGCTCCTGCTGGTCCTGGTCCTCAGCGCCTGCGCGCCAGTGGTGACGCCGGCCCCTCAAGGTGCGGCCGCACCGGAGCCCACGGCCGAGGCCACCGGTGAAGCTGCAGACATCGGCTCTGAAGCCCACCCCATCAAGGTCTTCTTCGTTCCGTCGGTGGACGCCCAGGTCATCGTCAGCGGCGGTGAGATCATGGCCCAGGCCTTGAACGAGGCCACCGGCCTCCACTTCACCGTGAGCGTGCCCACCTCCTACGCAGCCACCATCGAGGAGATGTGCGCCTCGCCCACCGACTCCATCGGCTTCATCCCGGGCCTGGGCTACGTGCTGGCCAACCAGCTCTGCGGGGTGGACGTGGCCTTCAAGGCCATCCGCTTTGGCTGGGACGTTTACTGGGCCCAGATCCTGGTGCGCCGGGATGGCGACATCCAGACCCTGGCCGACCTGAACGGCAAGAAGTGGGCCTACCCGGATGCCGGCTCCACCTCCGGCTACCTGGCCATCCTCCCCATGCTGGCGGAGAACAACATCCAGCCGGGCGAAACCCTGGAAGCCGGTGGCCACACCGGCGCGGTGCGGGCGGTCTACCTGGAGCAGGCGGACTTCGCCAGCACCTTCTACAGCCCGCCCCTGAAGCCCGAGGGTGAACCCCCGTGGCAGCCCGGCGACCCGCCGGACATCCCCGACGAGCTGGTGGACGAGTGTGCCGTCACCGAGGATGGCAGCCGGCTGATGTGCGACGGCTGGCGGGTGTTGGATGCCCGGGCCAGCCTGCGCCAGGAAGCCCCGGACGTGGTCCAGAAGATCCGCATCCTGGCCATCTCGCCGCCCATTCCCAACGACACCCTCTCCTTCTCGCCCCAGTTCCCGGCCGAGCTGCGCAGCCAGATCGAGGAGGCCCTGATCGCCTTCTCCCAGACGGAAGCCTGGAACGAATCCATCGGTAACCAGGACTTCTACGGCTGGACCGGCATCGCCCCGGCCTCGGACGAGGAGTACGACGTGGTCCGCAAGATGATCGAGGTCTCCGGCATGAGCCTGGAGGACCTGGGTCAATAA
- the smpB gene encoding SsrA-binding protein SmpB — translation MSKKNNQAPARGPRTVATNRKARHEYFIEETYEAGIALTGTEIKSVRMGRVNLQDGFVLIRNGEAFLMNVHIAQYEQGNRFNHDETRPRKLLLHKQELRRLHSQVTQRGWTIVPLRMYINERGLAKVEIALVRGKQLHDKRATIAKRETERELRRMLKNY, via the coding sequence ATGAGCAAGAAAAACAACCAGGCGCCGGCCCGGGGACCACGCACGGTGGCCACCAACCGCAAGGCGCGCCACGAATATTTCATCGAAGAGACCTACGAGGCGGGCATCGCGCTCACGGGCACGGAGATCAAGTCCGTGCGCATGGGCCGGGTCAACCTGCAGGACGGCTTCGTCTTGATCCGCAACGGCGAGGCCTTCCTGATGAACGTCCACATCGCCCAGTACGAGCAGGGCAACCGCTTCAACCACGACGAGACCCGCCCCCGGAAGCTGCTGCTCCACAAGCAGGAGCTGCGCCGCCTCCACAGCCAGGTCACCCAACGGGGCTGGACCATCGTGCCCCTGCGCATGTACATCAACGAACGGGGGTTGGCCAAGGTGGAGATCGCCCTGGTGCGGGGCAAACAGCTCCATGACAAGCGGGCCACCATCGCCAAACGGGAGACCGAACGAGAGCTGCGCCGCATGTTGAAGAACTATTGA
- the phnC gene encoding phosphonate ABC transporter ATP-binding protein: MEHLTKIYPNGVLALDDVSFTVPRGQFLAVIGLSGSGKSTLLRCINRLVEPTSGRIIFDGIDVTAANDAELRRIRRRIGMVFQHFNLVHRSTVLTNVLTGRLGYVNPVWSLFNRFPPEDIAKAREQLARVGLADKANSRADALSGGQQQRVGIARALMQDPDMILADEPVASLDPVLAHSIMQHLEEINREDGVTVICSLHFLDLVHRYADRVLALNQGRLMFDGLPEEIDDARFKEIYGQEAERVG, translated from the coding sequence GTGGAACACCTGACCAAGATCTACCCCAACGGCGTGCTCGCCCTGGACGACGTCAGCTTCACCGTGCCCCGGGGCCAGTTCCTGGCCGTCATCGGCCTGAGCGGCTCGGGCAAATCGACCCTCCTGCGCTGCATCAACCGCCTGGTGGAGCCCACCAGCGGCCGCATCATCTTCGACGGCATCGACGTCACCGCGGCCAACGACGCAGAGCTGCGGCGCATCCGCCGGCGCATCGGTATGGTCTTCCAGCACTTCAACCTGGTCCACCGCTCCACCGTGCTGACCAACGTCCTGACCGGCCGCCTGGGCTACGTCAACCCGGTCTGGAGCCTCTTCAACCGCTTCCCGCCGGAGGACATCGCCAAGGCCCGAGAGCAGCTGGCCCGGGTCGGCCTGGCGGACAAGGCCAACAGCCGGGCCGATGCCCTCAGCGGCGGCCAGCAGCAGCGGGTGGGCATCGCCCGGGCCCTGATGCAGGATCCGGACATGATCCTGGCCGACGAGCCCGTGGCCAGCCTGGACCCGGTGCTGGCCCACAGCATCATGCAGCACCTGGAGGAGATCAACCGGGAGGACGGCGTGACCGTCATCTGCAGCCTCCACTTCCTGGACCTGGTCCATCGCTACGCCGACCGGGTGCTGGCCCTGAACCAGGGCCGTCTCATGTTCGACGGCCTGCCCGAAGAGATCGACGACGCCCGCTTCAAGGAAATCTACGGCCAGGAGGCGGAGCGGGTCGGATGA
- a CDS encoding Gfo/Idh/MocA family protein — protein sequence MKKDETSDPRHQAAEMSAAPSFDGPPVRLALVGAGIFVRDAHLPSLLRLPERFQIVAIYSRTEATAAALAQQLPHPVDLYTDLEALLARDDIEAVDVALPIPVMPGVVAQCLAAGKHVISEKPIAPDVAQGQALLAQRRQHPTPVWMVGENWRYEEAFLLAARLIREGAIGRPLTCHWAIYTPITANSKYYHTTWRRDSSFPGGFILDGGIHHVAALRLILGEIEEVTAALVQNSPALPPADTVSATLRFENGVLGAYLATYATGTPWPPLLHIAGELGCLRVQRREVEVVANGETRRLTCPGFNGVEVELAAFADAIRLGQGHRNPPEEALQDLAVMEAILQAAEEGRAVTPPRVV from the coding sequence ATGAAAAAAGACGAAACTTCCGATCCTCGCCACCAGGCGGCCGAAATGTCTGCCGCTCCGTCCTTCGATGGCCCGCCGGTCCGCCTTGCCCTGGTGGGCGCGGGCATCTTTGTCCGGGATGCCCACCTGCCTTCGCTCCTGCGCCTGCCGGAGCGCTTCCAGATCGTGGCCATCTACAGCCGCACCGAGGCCACCGCCGCGGCCCTGGCCCAGCAGCTGCCCCATCCGGTGGATCTGTACACCGACCTGGAGGCCCTGCTGGCCCGGGACGACATCGAAGCCGTGGATGTGGCCTTGCCCATCCCGGTCATGCCGGGCGTGGTGGCCCAGTGCCTGGCCGCCGGCAAACATGTCATCAGCGAAAAGCCCATCGCGCCCGATGTGGCCCAGGGCCAGGCACTCCTGGCGCAACGCCGGCAACATCCCACCCCCGTCTGGATGGTGGGCGAGAACTGGCGCTATGAAGAGGCCTTCCTCCTGGCGGCCCGGCTGATCCGGGAAGGGGCCATCGGCCGGCCCCTCACCTGCCACTGGGCCATCTACACGCCCATCACGGCCAACAGTAAATACTATCACACGACGTGGCGGCGGGATAGTTCGTTCCCCGGCGGATTCATTTTAGATGGTGGCATCCATCATGTGGCTGCCTTGCGGCTGATCCTGGGAGAAATCGAGGAGGTGACCGCCGCCCTGGTCCAGAACTCGCCAGCCCTGCCTCCGGCGGACACGGTCAGCGCCACCCTGCGCTTCGAGAACGGCGTCCTGGGGGCGTACCTGGCCACCTATGCCACGGGGACGCCATGGCCGCCCCTGCTGCACATCGCCGGCGAGCTGGGCTGCCTGCGGGTGCAGCGGCGGGAAGTGGAGGTGGTGGCCAACGGGGAGACCCGGCGCCTGACCTGTCCGGGCTTCAACGGGGTGGAGGTGGAGCTGGCTGCCTTTGCCGACGCCATTCGCCTGGGCCAGGGCCACCGCAACCCGCCGGAGGAGGCCCTCCAGGATCTGGCTGTGATGGAGGCCATCCTGCAGGCGGCGGAAGAGGGGCGCGCCGTCACGCCGCCGCGGGTGGTCTGA
- a CDS encoding S41 family peptidase produces MRASKLFIYLGLVSCLLLAFGIGYISYPLLHTAPDPTGRSTTEDDPELALYREAVRLLQRDFYGRQPTATQRIYGAIRGMVETYNDPYTFFVEPHPRELERDELRGSFGGIGAEIEEGPDGFLLHPLPDQPAAQAGVEDGDLLLMVDDQEITQSMTLNEVVALVRGPVGSQVSLVLRRQQGDTSEELTVQITRVQIETPTIEFQLLESSTQGGAIGYIRQSLFSERSPQEMRQAIETLLAQGADRFILDLRGNPGGLVDAAVKIADLWLDGGPIVIERRADGSEEVLSAQPGTLADDAPLVVIVDGGSASASEIVAGALQDRGRATLVGEKTFGKGSVQLIHELSDSSSLHITYAQWFTPNRHQISDQGLTPDILVAAGEDPLPAAIAAVDRAAVARAPAD; encoded by the coding sequence ATGCGTGCATCTAAACTGTTCATCTACCTGGGGCTGGTCTCCTGCCTGCTCCTGGCCTTCGGCATTGGGTATATCAGCTACCCACTGCTCCATACGGCCCCGGACCCCACCGGGCGGTCGACGACAGAGGATGACCCGGAACTGGCCCTCTATCGGGAAGCCGTCCGGCTGCTGCAGCGAGACTTCTACGGCCGGCAGCCCACGGCCACCCAGCGCATCTACGGCGCCATCCGTGGCATGGTGGAAACTTATAACGACCCGTACACGTTCTTTGTGGAGCCACACCCCCGAGAGCTGGAACGGGACGAGCTGCGGGGCAGCTTCGGCGGCATCGGCGCCGAGATCGAGGAGGGCCCGGATGGCTTCCTCCTCCACCCCCTGCCGGACCAGCCCGCCGCCCAGGCCGGCGTGGAGGATGGCGACCTGCTCCTGATGGTGGACGACCAGGAGATCACCCAGTCCATGACCCTGAACGAGGTGGTGGCCCTGGTGCGGGGACCGGTGGGCTCCCAGGTCAGCCTGGTGTTGCGCCGCCAGCAGGGCGACACCAGCGAAGAGCTGACCGTCCAGATCACCCGGGTCCAGATTGAGACGCCCACCATCGAGTTTCAGCTGCTGGAGAGCTCGACCCAAGGAGGCGCCATCGGCTACATCCGCCAGAGCCTCTTCAGCGAACGCAGCCCCCAGGAGATGCGCCAGGCCATCGAGACCCTGCTGGCGCAGGGCGCGGATCGCTTCATCCTGGACCTGCGGGGCAACCCGGGCGGGCTGGTGGACGCCGCGGTGAAGATCGCCGACCTCTGGCTGGACGGCGGCCCCATCGTCATCGAGCGCCGGGCCGACGGCAGCGAGGAAGTCCTGAGCGCCCAGCCAGGCACCCTGGCGGACGACGCGCCCCTGGTAGTCATCGTGGACGGCGGCTCGGCCAGCGCCAGCGAGATCGTGGCCGGCGCCCTGCAGGACCGGGGGCGGGCCACCCTGGTGGGCGAGAAGACCTTCGGCAAGGGCAGCGTTCAGCTGATCCATGAGCTGTCGGACAGCAGCAGCCTGCACATTACCTATGCCCAGTGGTTCACGCCCAACCGCCACCAGATCAGCGACCAGGGCTTGACGCCCGACATCCTCGTGGCCGCCGGCGAGGATCCCCTGCCCGCCGCCATCGCCGCGGTGGATCGGGCAGCCGTGGCCCGGGCGCCGGCCGACTGA
- a CDS encoding class I SAM-dependent methyltransferase, with amino-acid sequence MNPNPELLARLVEQVLASKKYATIQPELIRTIGAQELAKRRSLKEAVKATRNKLHQTVGAYREGQAPSYDAWLAQLHQCPPAERSQLCRRLLTHHASTRERLPILDEFYGRLFAGLPPIRTLLDLACGLNPLTAPWMGLPPGTRYLAWDVDYAQMAFLQQALALLGVAGDVAIHNLLAPLPPHQADVALLLKTLPCLEQVDKTIGLRLLDGIHAPVIFVSFPAQSIGGRAKGMAANYTAHFLELVASRPWAVTRFDFATEVVFRVVK; translated from the coding sequence ATGAACCCGAACCCGGAACTGCTGGCCCGCCTGGTGGAACAGGTCCTGGCCAGCAAGAAGTATGCCACCATCCAACCAGAGCTCATCCGCACCATCGGCGCCCAGGAGCTGGCCAAACGCCGCAGCCTGAAGGAGGCGGTCAAGGCTACCCGAAACAAGCTCCACCAGACGGTGGGCGCCTACCGGGAGGGCCAGGCGCCCTCGTACGACGCCTGGCTGGCCCAGCTCCACCAATGCCCGCCAGCCGAACGGAGCCAGCTCTGCCGTCGACTCCTCACCCACCACGCCTCCACCCGAGAGCGGCTGCCCATCCTGGACGAGTTTTATGGCCGGCTCTTTGCCGGACTGCCGCCCATCCGCACCCTCCTGGACCTGGCCTGTGGCCTCAACCCCTTGACCGCGCCGTGGATGGGGCTGCCGCCGGGCACCCGCTACCTGGCCTGGGATGTGGACTACGCGCAGATGGCTTTTCTGCAACAGGCGCTGGCCCTGCTGGGGGTGGCCGGAGACGTGGCCATCCACAACCTGCTGGCCCCCCTGCCCCCCCACCAGGCCGACGTGGCCCTGCTGCTCAAGACCCTCCCCTGCCTGGAGCAGGTGGACAAAACCATCGGACTCCGCCTGCTGGACGGCATCCACGCGCCGGTGATCTTTGTCTCCTTCCCGGCCCAGAGCATCGGCGGGCGCGCCAAGGGCATGGCCGCCAACTACACGGCCCACTTCCTGGAGCTGGTCGCCTCCCGCCCCTGGGCCGTGACCCGCTTCGACTTCGCCACCGAGGTGGTCTTCCGGGTGGTCAAGTGA
- a CDS encoding S41 family peptidase codes for MKVDTMIPEQKSTNGLITGQRIVLGCVAVMILTATFLIGLGMGYGLGNWRASALIPWGGPVIGQPSSSDADTRSARERLAEEFDVFWEAMDLLYRDYYGELPDPESATYGAIRGVLNLLDDPNTSFMTPEEADFFRTNIEGSFEGIGARVAWDSEANTVIITEPFENQPAWNAGLRRNDLILAVDGESLVGTDLTYAVQKIRGPKGSKVILTIQREGVEEPFDVEVIRDRIEIPTISTEALGENGQIAYVRLNSFNENAGQLVREAVNDAVKREAQALILDLRGNTGGLLREAVKVASVFLPEDQTVLLERFSDGSTEVYKTTGNPVATDIPMVVLVNGGSASASEIVAGALQDTGRAVLVGTTTFGKGSVQLPHTLSNGAILRVTIARWYTPNDRSIDGVGLEPDYVVEVSEEEQSAGEDPQLDMAVQLLTEQLSAEPGAE; via the coding sequence ATGAAAGTCGATACAATGATTCCAGAGCAAAAATCAACCAACGGCCTGATCACCGGCCAGCGAATCGTCCTGGGCTGTGTGGCTGTGATGATCCTGACCGCCACCTTCCTCATCGGCCTGGGCATGGGCTATGGCCTGGGGAACTGGCGCGCGTCCGCCCTTATCCCCTGGGGAGGGCCGGTCATCGGCCAGCCCAGCTCCTCTGATGCCGACACCCGGTCGGCACGGGAGCGCCTGGCAGAAGAGTTCGACGTCTTCTGGGAGGCCATGGACCTCCTCTACCGGGACTACTACGGCGAACTGCCCGACCCGGAATCGGCCACCTACGGCGCCATCCGAGGCGTGCTCAACCTGCTGGATGACCCCAACACCTCCTTCATGACGCCCGAGGAGGCCGACTTCTTCCGCACCAACATCGAGGGCAGCTTCGAGGGGATCGGCGCGCGGGTGGCCTGGGATTCGGAGGCCAACACGGTGATCATCACCGAGCCCTTCGAGAACCAGCCGGCCTGGAACGCGGGCCTGCGCCGCAACGACCTGATCCTGGCCGTGGACGGGGAAAGCCTGGTGGGCACCGACCTCACCTACGCGGTGCAGAAGATCCGGGGGCCCAAGGGCAGCAAGGTGATCCTCACCATCCAGCGGGAAGGGGTGGAAGAGCCCTTCGACGTGGAGGTGATCCGGGATCGCATCGAGATCCCCACCATCAGCACCGAGGCCCTGGGCGAAAACGGCCAGATCGCCTACGTGCGCCTCAACAGCTTCAACGAAAACGCCGGCCAACTGGTGCGGGAGGCGGTCAACGACGCGGTGAAGCGGGAGGCCCAGGCCCTGATCCTGGACCTGCGGGGCAACACCGGCGGCCTGCTGCGGGAGGCGGTCAAGGTGGCCAGCGTCTTCCTGCCAGAGGACCAGACCGTGCTGCTGGAGCGCTTCAGCGACGGATCGACGGAAGTCTACAAGACCACCGGCAACCCTGTGGCCACCGACATCCCCATGGTGGTCCTGGTCAACGGCGGCAGTGCCAGCGCCAGCGAGATCGTGGCCGGCGCCTTGCAGGACACGGGGCGGGCGGTGCTGGTGGGCACCACCACCTTCGGCAAGGGCAGCGTCCAGTTGCCCCACACCCTGAGCAACGGCGCCATCCTGCGGGTCACCATCGCCCGCTGGTACACGCCCAATGACCGCTCCATCGACGGCGTGGGCCTGGAGCCGGACTACGTGGTGGAGGTCAGCGAAGAAGAACAGTCCGCCGGCGAGGATCCCCAGCTGGACATGGCGGTGCAGCTCCTCACAGAACAGCTTTCGGCGGAGCCAGGAGCGGAGTAA
- a CDS encoding MFS transporter, with translation MSVSIAKGSPVQKAVPAEYRARFLHLYWDIAWFGILAGSSMAFLSVYAARLGADAFQIGLLNAGPAAVGLLFTMPAGHWLRRRSVGKAVFWSAVAGRIHYLWWIFLPLLLPAQSQIWLFILLVLLMTIPGTVLAVGFNALYAAAVPPEWRSHVVGIRNALLSLVYVATSLLCGYILDHTPLHTGYAIIFGLGFVGAVMSTVHLWFLRQTTPEEQPEEEAIRAPLGDFARPGHIRLLGLNLRTAVGLRAFTRGRDLLRLEVLQGRYGRVVAAMFAFHFAQYLPIPIFPLYWVEQLHFNDGSISLGTAAFHLAVLLGSLQLARLSQWWGNHRLTVVGALLLSSYPLLTAFTPGLGLFLVTSLIGGVAWSMVGGSLGNYLLEQIPPTDRPAYLAWYNLALNAAILLGSLSGSLLAEVFTLSEALLVAFVLRLAAGLALWQWR, from the coding sequence GTGTCTGTTTCCATAGCCAAGGGCTCGCCGGTCCAGAAGGCCGTACCGGCGGAGTATCGGGCCCGTTTCTTACACCTGTACTGGGACATCGCCTGGTTCGGCATCCTGGCGGGCAGCAGCATGGCCTTCCTGTCGGTCTACGCGGCCCGGCTGGGGGCGGATGCCTTCCAGATCGGCCTGCTGAACGCGGGTCCGGCTGCAGTGGGCCTCCTCTTTACCATGCCGGCGGGGCACTGGCTGCGCCGCCGCTCCGTGGGAAAGGCCGTCTTCTGGTCGGCCGTGGCCGGGCGGATCCACTACCTGTGGTGGATCTTTCTGCCCCTGCTGCTGCCGGCCCAGAGCCAGATCTGGCTCTTCATTCTGTTGGTACTGCTCATGACCATCCCAGGGACGGTGTTGGCGGTGGGGTTCAACGCGCTCTACGCCGCCGCGGTGCCGCCGGAATGGCGAAGCCATGTGGTGGGGATCCGCAACGCGCTGCTGTCCCTGGTCTACGTGGCCACCTCCTTGCTCTGCGGTTACATCCTGGACCACACGCCCCTGCACACGGGCTATGCCATCATCTTCGGGCTGGGCTTTGTGGGCGCTGTCATGAGCACCGTCCACCTCTGGTTTCTGCGCCAAACCACGCCCGAAGAGCAGCCTGAGGAGGAGGCCATCCGGGCCCCCCTGGGCGACTTTGCCCGCCCCGGCCACATCCGCCTGCTGGGGCTGAACCTGCGCACCGCGGTGGGGCTGCGGGCCTTCACCCGGGGCCGGGACCTGCTGCGGCTGGAGGTGCTGCAAGGCCGCTATGGCCGGGTGGTGGCGGCCATGTTCGCCTTCCACTTCGCCCAGTACCTGCCCATCCCCATCTTCCCCCTCTACTGGGTGGAGCAGCTCCACTTCAACGATGGGTCCATCAGCCTGGGCACGGCGGCCTTTCACCTGGCGGTGCTGCTGGGTTCCCTGCAGCTGGCCCGCTTGAGCCAGTGGTGGGGCAACCACCGGCTGACGGTGGTGGGGGCCCTGCTGTTGAGCAGCTACCCCCTCCTGACGGCCTTCACCCCTGGGCTCGGCCTCTTCCTGGTCACCTCCCTGATCGGCGGGGTGGCCTGGTCCATGGTGGGTGGATCCCTGGGCAACTACCTGCTGGAGCAGATCCCCCCCACGGATCGGCCGGCCTACCTGGCCTGGTACAACCTGGCCCTGAACGCGGCCATCCTGTTGGGTTCCCTGAGCGGATCCCTGCTGGCAGAGGTCTTCACCCTTTCTGAAGCCCTGCTGGTGGCCTTTGTCCTGCGCCTGGCTGCGGGCCTTGCCCTCTGGCAGTGGCGCTGA